One bacterium genomic window, TTTCCGCGCGGGCGTTGATGAGGCGGTTGCCGATCGCGGGATCCTTCGACCAGGAAGGGATCAGCCCCCATCGCAAGAGAGCGACCTCGCGGCCGGCCCCCGCGGGGGCCGCGCGCACGGCCGCCACGGGCTGGGACGGCGCGATGTTATATCGCGGGGAAAGCGTGGGGAAGCCGGAGACGCCGAACTCCCGGGAAAGGATCCTGTCCGGCTCGAATAATGTGAATCGGCCGCACATCGTTCGACCTCCAATATGATGTAATTATAACCTGCACCCCGATTTCGGACCAACGGGACAAGAGGAAAGGGAAGGCCGCCATGAATACGTTGCGAGACCGTGCGCAGTCCCTCGGGGAGGAAATCGCAAACAGCGTCAGCCATGGTGTCGGCTTGCTGGCGTCGCTGGTTGTCGCCCCGGTCCTGGTTCTCTCGGCAGTCCGGCACGGCGGCGCAGCCCGGATTGCAGGCGCGAGCGTCTTCGCGGCCGCAATGGTGCTGCTGTACCTTGCATCCACGCTCTATCACGCATTGCCGGGGAATCGTGCCAAGCGAGTCCTTCAGGTCCTTGACCACGCGGCGATCTTCCTCATGATCGCCGGTACGTATACGCCGTTTACCCTCGGTGTGCTTCGCGGTACCTGGGGGTGGACGCTGCTTGGGCTCGTGTGGAGCCTGGCCCTGGCGGGCGTCGTACTTACGGCGATAGGTGGGGTACGGTATCCGAAGCTCACGACGTGGCTATATCTCGCCATGGGCTGGCTCATCCTTGTCGCGATAAAGCCGTTGTGGCTCCGAATGCCGTCGGAGGGCCTGCTCTGGCTATTTGCGGGTGGTTTCGCATATACGGTGGGCGTGGTGTTCTATGCGGCCAAGCGGGTCCGTTATACCCACTTCGTCTGGCACCTGTTCGTTGTTGCGGGCACCGCGTGTCATTTCATCGCCGTGCTGCGGTTCGCTGCGTAGCGACGGGTTGCGGTTTCATTTCCGTGCGGAATGAGGCAACATTGAGAAGCGCCCCAAGCCGCCGGAGCCTCCCTCCCAAGAGAATCGCGGGCGTCGTCAGGTGGATTCGCAATGTTCAAGACACGGACTCGCGTCGCGGGCATGGTCCTTTGCGCCGCGCTCCTCACGGGAATGCCGCGGCAAGCCGCCGCCGGGACGGTGCCGTACTGGGAACTGGGCGCGGGCATTGCCGGGTTGCAGATGCCCGACTACCGGGGCTCGGACGAGGTCCGGAGCTACCTCCTGCCCGTTCCCTACTTCATTCTCCGGCTGGATTGGCTCAAGGCCGACCAGCGCGGCATTCGCTCGATCCTCCTGGATCGGGAAGAGGCCGAGGTCAATCTCAGCCTGAGCGCATCGCCGCCGGTGCGCAGCAAGGATAATCACGCCCGGGAAGGCATGAACGATCTCAGGCCGATGGTGGAACTGGGTCCATCCCTGGACCTCCACCTCTGGCGAGGGGATGGCCGCCGCTTCAAGCTCGACGTGCGCGTGCCGGTACGGGCGGCGTTCACCATCGAGTCGCCTCCCCGGGACGCCGGCGTGAGCGTATCGCCCTCGCTTAATTTCGATGTCTCCGGCATCGGGGGCCGGCCGTGGCAGCTCGGGATGGTAACCGGGCCGATCTTCGCGACGCGCCGCCAGCACCAGTATTACTACGGCGTGTCGGAAATCGACGCGCGTCCGGATCGTCCGGCGTTCGATGCGCGCGGCGGCTACGCGGGCATGCAGTTCCTGGTCGCGTTGTCGCGGCGATTCGAGAAGGCGTGGTTCGGCGCCTATGCCCGGTATGACACGCTGCGCGGCGCCGTGTTCGAAGACAGTCCCCTGGTCCGACGCAACTACTACGTTTCCGCGGGCTTCGCGGTCGCGTGGATACCGCTGCAATCTTCCAGGACGGTCGAGCGCGACGACTAGGCGGCCTAGGCCGGGCAGGAGGGCTTGACGATCTGGTAGAAGGTGCACTTGCGGCAATCGCCGATCTTCTCGGCCGCGGGGCAATGGACCTTCGTCTCGGATAACGTGCCGGCGACGGACCAGCAGATTCGCCCGTAATTCGGGTAGGCCGGGCACCTCTCCGCGGCAATCCGGCTTTTCTCCACGCCGCACATCATGATTTCCCAGCACTGCGCGTTGAAGATCTCCTCCACGGGAAGATACGGGAGGAAGAGTCCGAACGTCGCGCCTCCTCCCGGCGCCGCGGACACGCGGATCGATCCCCGGTGTTCCTCCATGATCTTCTTGCAGATGGATAGTCCCAGGCCCGTGCCTTGTCCGATCTCCTTGGTGGTATAAAAGGGCTCGAAGATCCTCTTGACGAGGTTCGGCGAGATGCCCGGCCCCGTGTCGGAAACGTCGATGACCACGTAGTTGGTCCCGTTCTCGCAGGCGGTCCGTGTCGACAGGGTCAGCGTTCCGCCATCCGTCATCGCGTCGATCGCGTTGGTCACCAGGTTGTCGATGGCCTGCTGGACCTGGTCCCGGTCGACGATGCAGGGCGGCAGGCCCGGCGCCGGACGAACCGCGATGAGGAGGCGCTTCTCCCGGCAGATTTCGGAGAACTTCGCTTCCGTGAGCGCGAGAAGATCGTTCATGTCCGCGTATTGGAGATGGAACTTCGCCTCCCGGGAAAAATTCAGCGTGTCCCGAAGGATCCGTTCGAGCCGCGCCACTTCGTTGACGACGATCCTCGCGTACTCCTTTTCCGCGGTATTCTCGGGGAGGCGCTTCTCCAGGCGCTTTGCGAACCCGCCGATCGCGGTCAGGGGGTTGCGGATCTCGTGAGCCACGTCGGAGGTGAGTCTCCCCAGCGCCGACAGCTTTTCCACTTCCATGAGCTTCCCTTGAAGGTGCTTCATGGTTTCGAGCGACTCGTTCAGGTCCCGGTTGAGCGATTCGATCTTCTCCTTGTCCATCCGAAGGACCTCCGAGAGCAGGCCGATCGGGAGTGCGATGAGAAAAAGGAAGGCGATGCGGAGCAGGAACTCGATCGGTTCGATCGCGGAGATGCGAAGACAGGCAAGGAGGTAGATCGCCGAACTCGTCACGGCCACGACAAGACCGCTTCGATAGCCGTAATAGAAGGCATGCAGGGCGGTGAGGAGATAGAACCCCATGAAAAAGCTGCTGTCGAACCCGCCGGAATTCGCGATCAGCAGGTAGACGAAGCCGAGGTCAAACAGGAGGAAGAGGCGGTAGATGTCCCTCTTGCGGTCGAATCGGAAAAACAGGAGGGCGTATCCCAGCACGCAGTAGGCGAGGAAGAACCCGGCGATCCGCAGGAAGGTCGACACGGTTTCCGGGGGGACGGGTGCGACGAGGAGCCAGCCGACGGTTCCGGACAACGCGATGACCCGGAGGGCGAAGAACCCGATGTCCGCGACCTCGAAACCGCTCCGTATCGAATCGTAACGGGACTTCAAGGGGATCATCGCATCGCCTCGCCGCTCAGCGCAGGGATTCCCGGAACGCCTCGAACTCCCGCACGGCCTGATCCTGCGCTTCCTCGCGGGCGCGGCGGATCTCGTCGTAATGCGTCTCCACCAGGGCGACAAGCCGCCCGTCGAGTTCCCCCTTCGCCTTCATCTCGTGCAGGACGCCGAGGGCCTGCTCCCGCGACATCCCCTTGCGGTACGGCCGGTTCTCGGTGATCCCGGTGAAGACGTCCGCCACCGCCATGAGCCGGGCTCCGAGCGGGAGGTCGTCCCGGGTGAGGTGGAACGGGTAGCCGCTGCCGTCGAGGCGTTCCTGGTGGAGCGAACTCCAGGACGCGACGAGGTTCAGGACCTCGATCGGGTTGAGGATCTGGTAGGTGTAAAAGACGTGGGTCCGCATCACGCCCCACTCGTCCGGCGTCAGGCGGCCCCTCTTCTCGAGGATCTCGGAGGGGATCGCAAGCTTCCCCAGGTCGTGAAGGTAGGCCGCGATCTCGAACATCACGCACTCCTGCCGCGAGAAGCCGACGATGGAGGCGAGGATTCTCCCGACGGCGGCGACCCCGCTGGAGTGGGTCGCCGTGAACTCGCTCTTGAAATCGATGATCCGGCAGACGAGGCGGGAAAAATCCAGGAATTCCCGGATGTCCGTGTCGATCGTCTCCATCCCGAGGGAGCGGCGCAGGGAATCTCCCATCGACCCGGAGGAGATCTCCAGCCAGATGTAGTCGCGGTCGCACAGGCGCAGGAGCGCGTCGACGTAGGCCGGCACGAACCAGGACCCGCTCCGCTCCAGGATCGACGCCCGGATCCCGGGGACCTGGCCGAGGACCGGCTGGTCCTTCCGGAAGAGAACCGCCGTCCGGTCCGCGAGGTGGAGGAGGTGGCCGGTTTCCGGGACAAGGGTTCCGGCGACCCGTTCCCCCTCTCCGTTTCGCCAGTGTACGTGGTGGTGCAGGACCGCATCCGCGATCCGCTCGAACGGCTTGAATTCCCGCAACAGGAGGTACCCCGTCCGCTCATGGGCGCCCCGGTCCTCGGTCTCGAATTCCATCAGTTCGAGCCTCTCGGCAAGGGAGAACGCCCCGATGTCGTGGAGCGCCCCGGCGATCGCCGCCTCCCGCCGCCTCCAGGCCGGCCACTCCAGTTCCTCCGCGAGGCGCATCGAGAGATAGGCGACCCGCAGGGAGTGGTCCCCGAGAGCCGGATTCATGAGGTCGAACGTCTTCGCCAGGGGGGAGACGAGGTTCCAGAGGTTGACCGGGATGTTCCGAAGCGGCATGGTTCCCCTCGCTGTCGCCATTATCCGGCGGCGGCCGGGCAAAGGCAACGATGGACGGGGGTATCAGGGCGGGGGCGCATCGTCCGTGGCCGGACCCCGCGGCGCGATCCGGATCGCGGGGAACAGGAGGCTCACCGCGAATCCCGCGAAGGCGATGACCGCCACCGCCTGGAAGATCCCTTCCATTCCGCCCTGCAGCGCCCCGGAAAGGCTGCGCACCAGCGCGGCGGGAAGGAAGGCGCGTTCCGGCCCGAGGAGCTTGTCCACGGCGCCGGGTGGGGCGCCGCCGGCGGCAAGGGCCGCCGCGAGGACGCCCCCGAGGACCCCCACGGCCAGGGTGCCGCCGATCGATCGGCTGAACATGGTGCTCGCGGTGGCGACGCCTCGCAGGTTCCAGGGAACGCTCGACTGCACCGCGATGATCAGGGGGGTGTTGGCGAGCCCCAGGCCCAGCCCGTAGAAGAGCATCGCCAGCCTCAGCGACCAGAGATCCGCCCCGGGCCGGAGCAGGAACGACAGCCCCAGCGCCGCGCAGGACGTCATGGCCAGGCCTCCGCGGATGAGCGCCCGGTACCCGGTCCGCGGCAGGATCCGGCCGGCAAGGGTCGAAGAGACGGGCCATCCGATGGCGATCGGGGCGATCGCGGTGCCGGCGTCGGTGGGGCTCCCTCCGAGGACGCTCTGCACGTACAGGGGCACGAAGGTGACCACCGAGATCATGGCCGCGCCCACGAGCGCCCCGGTCGCCGAGGCGACGGCCATGACGCGCCGGGAGAAGAGGTCGAGGGGAAGGAGGGGCTCCTCCGCGCGGCGTTCCGCCCAGAGGAACAGGGCCAGCGTAACGCCGGCCGCGGGGAGGTAGCCGAGGCCCTCCGCCCGGGAGCGGGTCGTGAGAAGGGCGAACACCACGGTGAGCGACAGCAGCACGGCGCCGGCGAAATCGAGACGGTGATCGTGCCGTTCCACATCCTCGTGATAGGCGAGGAAAAACACCGCCGCGCACGCCAGGGCCATCGGGATGTTCACGTAGAACACCCAGCGCCACGAGAGCCAATGGACGATCGCACCACCGAGGACGGGACCGACCAGCCCGGCGAGTCCCCAGACCGCGCCGAGGATCCCCTGGATCCGGGCGCGATGGTGCACGTCGTAGAGGTCGCCCACGATGGTCATGGAGATCGGCTGGATGGCGCCGGCTCCCAATCCCTGGATCGCCCGGAAGAGGATCAGCGTGCTCATGCCGGAAGCGCGGCCGCAGAGGAAGGAGCCGCCCAGGAACAGGGCGAGGCCGGCGAGCATGACGGGCTTGCGGCCGTAGAGGTCCGCGAGCTTGCCGTAGATGGGCAAGGTGACGGTCGCCGTGAGCATGTAGGCGGCGAACACCCAGGCGTAGAGGTGGATCCCGCCCAGGTCCCCCACCGCGGTGGGCATCGCCGTGGACACGACGGTCATCTCCATGGCGGAAAGGAACATGGCGAGGAGCAGGGAGACGACGGTCAGGGGGCGGTTGGTCTTGCGAGGCAACGGATGCTCCATCCTACGGGTTGGAGAATAGTGTCTCATACCGGGCATTTCATCCGAAGGCAATGTCGTGCATAATTCAGAAATACGGAACCGACACGTTGCGCTAGAGGGGGAGAAAAATGCGGAAAACATGGGCGATCCTTGCGGCGATCCTCGCGTTCAGCCTTGCCGGCTGCGGCTACAACAGGTTCCAGAGCAGCGATGAGACGATCAAGTCGAGCTGGTCCGAGGTCCTGAACCAGTACCAGCGGCGCGCGGACCTGATCCCCAACCTGGTGAACACCGTGAAGGGATTCGCCTCCCAGGAAAAAGAGGTGCTGCTGGGAGTCACGAACGCGCGCGCCAAGGTCGGCAGCATCCAGGCGACCCCGGAGCTGGTCAACAGCCCCGAGGCGTTCGCGAAGTTCCAGGCCGCGCAGGGAGAGCTGTCGGGAGCCCTTTCCCGGCTGCTCGTCGTGTCGGAGAACTATCCGCAGTTGAAATCCGACGCCAACTTCCGCGACCTGCAGGCGCAGCTCGAAGGTACCGAGAACCGGATCGCGGTCGCGCGGAACCGCTACATCAAGGCGGTGCAGGAATACAACGTGACGGTGCGGTCCTTCCCGTCCAACCTCACGGCGATGATCTTCGGCTACAAGACGAAGCCGAACTTCACGGTCGAAAACGAGAAGGAAGTCGCCAAGCCTCCCAAGGTCGACTTCGCGCCCGCCCCGACGAAGCCGTAGGGCGTGGGGGCGTGATGGGCGGACGTCGGATGGCGAGGAAGACGGCAGGGGCGTCCTTGGTGGCATTCGCGCTCTGCTTCGCCGCGATCGCCGTCGCGGAGGTCCCGGTTCCGCCCATCGGCGAGCGCGTCACCGACTTGACCGGGACGCTCACCACCGAACAGAAATCCGCCATGGAACAGGCGTTGCGGTCGTTTGAAGCCAGCAAAGGGAGCCAGGTCGCGGTCCTCCTCGTTCCCTCCACCGCGCCGGAAACGATCGAGCAATACGCCCTTCGCGTTGCGG contains:
- a CDS encoding HD domain-containing phosphohydrolase, producing the protein MPLRNIPVNLWNLVSPLAKTFDLMNPALGDHSLRVAYLSMRLAEELEWPAWRRREAAIAGALHDIGAFSLAERLELMEFETEDRGAHERTGYLLLREFKPFERIADAVLHHHVHWRNGEGERVAGTLVPETGHLLHLADRTAVLFRKDQPVLGQVPGIRASILERSGSWFVPAYVDALLRLCDRDYIWLEISSGSMGDSLRRSLGMETIDTDIREFLDFSRLVCRIIDFKSEFTATHSSGVAAVGRILASIVGFSRQECVMFEIAAYLHDLGKLAIPSEILEKRGRLTPDEWGVMRTHVFYTYQILNPIEVLNLVASWSSLHQERLDGSGYPFHLTRDDLPLGARLMAVADVFTGITENRPYRKGMSREQALGVLHEMKAKGELDGRLVALVETHYDEIRRAREEAQDQAVREFEAFRESLR
- a CDS encoding MDR family MFS transporter codes for the protein MPRKTNRPLTVVSLLLAMFLSAMEMTVVSTAMPTAVGDLGGIHLYAWVFAAYMLTATVTLPIYGKLADLYGRKPVMLAGLALFLGGSFLCGRASGMSTLILFRAIQGLGAGAIQPISMTIVGDLYDVHHRARIQGILGAVWGLAGLVGPVLGGAIVHWLSWRWVFYVNIPMALACAAVFFLAYHEDVERHDHRLDFAGAVLLSLTVVFALLTTRSRAEGLGYLPAAGVTLALFLWAERRAEEPLLPLDLFSRRVMAVASATGALVGAAMISVVTFVPLYVQSVLGGSPTDAGTAIAPIAIGWPVSSTLAGRILPRTGYRALIRGGLAMTSCAALGLSFLLRPGADLWSLRLAMLFYGLGLGLANTPLIIAVQSSVPWNLRGVATASTMFSRSIGGTLAVGVLGGVLAAALAAGGAPPGAVDKLLGPERAFLPAALVRSLSGALQGGMEGIFQAVAVIAFAGFAVSLLFPAIRIAPRGPATDDAPPP
- a CDS encoding LemA family protein encodes the protein MRKTWAILAAILAFSLAGCGYNRFQSSDETIKSSWSEVLNQYQRRADLIPNLVNTVKGFASQEKEVLLGVTNARAKVGSIQATPELVNSPEAFAKFQAAQGELSGALSRLLVVSENYPQLKSDANFRDLQAQLEGTENRIAVARNRYIKAVQEYNVTVRSFPSNLTAMIFGYKTKPNFTVENEKEVAKPPKVDFAPAPTKP
- a CDS encoding MipA/OmpV family protein, with translation MFKTRTRVAGMVLCAALLTGMPRQAAAGTVPYWELGAGIAGLQMPDYRGSDEVRSYLLPVPYFILRLDWLKADQRGIRSILLDREEAEVNLSLSASPPVRSKDNHAREGMNDLRPMVELGPSLDLHLWRGDGRRFKLDVRVPVRAAFTIESPPRDAGVSVSPSLNFDVSGIGGRPWQLGMVTGPIFATRRQHQYYYGVSEIDARPDRPAFDARGGYAGMQFLVALSRRFEKAWFGAYARYDTLRGAVFEDSPLVRRNYYVSAGFAVAWIPLQSSRTVERDD
- a CDS encoding hemolysin III family protein, whose amino-acid sequence is MNTLRDRAQSLGEEIANSVSHGVGLLASLVVAPVLVLSAVRHGGAARIAGASVFAAAMVLLYLASTLYHALPGNRAKRVLQVLDHAAIFLMIAGTYTPFTLGVLRGTWGWTLLGLVWSLALAGVVLTAIGGVRYPKLTTWLYLAMGWLILVAIKPLWLRMPSEGLLWLFAGGFAYTVGVVFYAAKRVRYTHFVWHLFVVAGTACHFIAVLRFAA
- a CDS encoding ATP-binding protein, with the translated sequence MIPLKSRYDSIRSGFEVADIGFFALRVIALSGTVGWLLVAPVPPETVSTFLRIAGFFLAYCVLGYALLFFRFDRKRDIYRLFLLFDLGFVYLLIANSGGFDSSFFMGFYLLTALHAFYYGYRSGLVVAVTSSAIYLLACLRISAIEPIEFLLRIAFLFLIALPIGLLSEVLRMDKEKIESLNRDLNESLETMKHLQGKLMEVEKLSALGRLTSDVAHEIRNPLTAIGGFAKRLEKRLPENTAEKEYARIVVNEVARLERILRDTLNFSREAKFHLQYADMNDLLALTEAKFSEICREKRLLIAVRPAPGLPPCIVDRDQVQQAIDNLVTNAIDAMTDGGTLTLSTRTACENGTNYVVIDVSDTGPGISPNLVKRIFEPFYTTKEIGQGTGLGLSICKKIMEEHRGSIRVSAAPGGGATFGLFLPYLPVEEIFNAQCWEIMMCGVEKSRIAAERCPAYPNYGRICWSVAGTLSETKVHCPAAEKIGDCRKCTFYQIVKPSCPA